The nucleotide window TGAAACTGATCATGTCGACCCCCGGGTGTGCGACCAGGGCCTCCCCGGTCGCCGCGCCGGCCCCGGTCACCACGTTGAACACGCCGTCGGGGAGCCCGGCCTCCTTCAGCAGTTCGCCGAGGAGCAGGCAGCTCAGCGGGTCCTGCGGAGCCGGCTTGGCCACCACGGTGTTGCCCATGGCCAGTGCGGGCGCGGCCTTCCCGGCGAGGTTGACCAGGGGGAAGTTGTAGGAGGTGACGCAGGCGACCACGCCCACCGGACGCCGCACCGCCGCCGCGCCGATCAGGCCCCCGGGCGCCAGCGGGGACGCCTTGACCGGCACGGGGGCCAGCGGAACGGTGTCCGGCTCGGTGGCGCCCCGGGCGTAGCGCCGGAAGCGTTCCGCCGCCGTCGGCACCTGCATGGTGGCGGCGACCCGGATCGTGGCGCCGGTCTCCGCCTGCACCAACGGGACGAGTCCGGCGGCCCGTTCGGCAAGCAGCTCGGCCGCCCTGGCGAGCACGGCCGCCCGCCGCTCCGGTGCGGTACGGCTCCAGGCCGGCCAGGCGTCGCGGGCCGCCCGCACGGCGGCGTCGACGTCGCCCTCGGTCGCCTGCGGGGCGTGGCCGACGACCCGTTCGGTGGCGGGGTCGACGACGGGGTAGTGGCCGCCGCCGGGGCGCTGCCAGGAGCCGTCGATCCAGTGTCCGTGGATCCGGGCGGCGGCCTCGGCGGCCGTCGGGTTCGCGGGTGCGGGACGGCCGGTCACGGGCGCGGTTCCCGGGGGAGGCCGAGGACACGCTCGGCGATGATGTTCCGCTGGATCTCGCCGGTGCCGCCGTAGATGGTGTCGGCACGGCTGAAGAGGAAGAGGTGGTGCACAGGGTCGATCGGGTACGGGGTGTCGGCGGACCACGGGGCGCCGGCCGTGGCGGCGGGGGTGCCGTGGACGGTGAGGGCCAGTTCGCCGAGGCGCCGGTGCCATTGGGACCACAGGAGTTTGGACAGGCTCGGGGCGCCGGGGTCGGTGGTGCCGAGGGTGCGCAGGGCGTTCCAGCGCATGGTGCGCAGTTCGGCCCACTGGCGGACGAGCCGGTCGCGGATCACCGGGTCGTCGGCGGTGCCGGTCGCCACGGCGGTGGCGACCAGGCCGGCGAGTTCGCGGGCGAAGCCGATCTGCTGGACGAGCGTGGAGACGCCGCGTTCGAAGCCGAGGAGGGACATGGCGACGCGCCAGCCGTCGCCGTCGGCGCCGACGCGATGTTCGGCGGCGGCGTGGGCGCCGTCGAAGAAGACCTCGTTGAAGTCGCTGGTGCCGGTCATCTGCCGGATCGGCCGGACCTCGATCCGGCCCGGCTGGTCCATGGGAACGAGGAGGAAGGAGAGTCCGTGGTGGCGGGTGGTGTCCGCCCGGGTGCGCGCGAGGAGGAAGCACCAGTGCGCGTCCCGGGCGAGCGAGGTCCAGATCTTCTGGCCGGTGATGCGATAGGTGGCGCCGTCGAGGACGGCGGTGGTGCGCACGTTCGCGAGGTCGGATCCGGCGCCGGGTTCGCTGTAGCCCTGGCACCACAGTTCCTCGCCGCGGGCGACGGGCGGCAGGAAGCGGTCGCGCTGGGCGGGCGTGCCGTGTGCGAGCAGGGTGGGGGCCAGCAGGTTCTCGCCGATGTGGCCGGACCGGGGCGGCGCTCCGGCCCGCGCGTACTCCTCGCCCCAGACGACCTGTTGGGTCAGGGACGCCGTCCGGTTGCCGTAGGCGCCGTGAGTGGTGTCCCAGCCGAGCCCGATCCAGCCGTCGGCACCGAGCCGGCGTTCCCACCCGGGCCCTCCGCCGGGCGGTGCGTCGGGTACGTGCGTGTCGAGCCAGGCGCGCGCCTCGGCACGGAACGTCTCGTCGTCGGGCCCGAAGCTGAAGTCCATGGGGCACCTCGTCAGGAGTGGCGGGCGACGCCGGAGGCGTCCGGGACGGAGGCGTCCCCCGGGGCGGACGGGGCCGGGCCGTTCCGGGCCGGGGCGGGGCGCGTCGCGGGCGGCCGGGTCAGCAGCGGCATCGGGTCGGTGCCGACGGTGCCGGGGAGGAGGTCGGCGATACGGCGCGGGGTCCAGGGGCCCTCGGCGTAGGCGGCGCGGAGTTCCCGGGGCTGGGCCCAGACGGCGATCTTGGGGCCGGCCACGGTGTAGACCTGGCCGGTGACGTCCCGGGCGCGGTCG belongs to Streptantibioticus cattleyicolor NRRL 8057 = DSM 46488 and includes:
- a CDS encoding acyl-CoA dehydrogenase family protein, translated to MDFSFGPDDETFRAEARAWLDTHVPDAPPGGGPGWERRLGADGWIGLGWDTTHGAYGNRTASLTQQVVWGEEYARAGAPPRSGHIGENLLAPTLLAHGTPAQRDRFLPPVARGEELWCQGYSEPGAGSDLANVRTTAVLDGATYRITGQKIWTSLARDAHWCFLLARTRADTTRHHGLSFLLVPMDQPGRIEVRPIRQMTGTSDFNEVFFDGAHAAAEHRVGADGDGWRVAMSLLGFERGVSTLVQQIGFARELAGLVATAVATGTADDPVIRDRLVRQWAELRTMRWNALRTLGTTDPGAPSLSKLLWSQWHRRLGELALTVHGTPAATAGAPWSADTPYPIDPVHHLFLFSRADTIYGGTGEIQRNIIAERVLGLPREPRP